The Coccidioides posadasii str. Silveira chromosome 3, complete sequence genome contains a region encoding:
- a CDS encoding uncharacterized protein (EggNog:ENOG410PMHB~COG:I,O~BUSCO:9377at33183) has translation MKFRTLQNAYFLSHLLSPIVSFPVFPSSTSETTQLPLVIWHGLGDDFAREGLKHIAQLAEDTNPGTYIHIIHVGDTPEADRQASFLGNVTVQLETVCKQLESDPILSTAPAVNALGFSQGGQFLRGYVERCNSPPVRNLVTFGSQHNGIAKFQSCAATGDWVCRGAEALLRFGAWSNMVQSRFVPAQYFRDPEELDQYLLHSNFLADINNEREIKNEQYKRNLISLNKFAMYMFKDDKLVVPKQSAHFAEVNSTTGYVKPLQERAIYTEDWLGLKVMDEAGSLEFLTVPGEHMQLSDRVLKEAFEKYFGPVEVDIASHPELVLQVQ, from the coding sequence ATGAAGTTTAGAACGCTTCAAAACGCTTATTTCCTTTCCCACCTCCTATCACCCATTGTCTCTTTCCCGGTTTTTCCTTCCAGTACCTCCGAAACTACGCAACTCCCACTGGTCATCTGGCATGGCCTTGGCGATGACTTTGCCCGTGAAGGCCTGAAACATATCGCACAACTTGCCGAAGATACAAATCCCGGCACATATATACACATTATTCATGTTGGCGACACGCCTGAAGCAGACCGCCAGGCGTCATTCCTTGGCAATGTGACCGTCCAACTCGAAACTGTCTGCAAGCAGCTTGAGTCCGACCCGATTCTCAGCACTGCGCCCGCTGTCAATGCACTGGGCTTCTCTCAGGGTGGTCAGTTTCTGCGTGGATATGTAGAACGATGCAATAGCCCTCCCGTACGAAATCTGGTTACGTTCGGAAGCCAGCACAATGGTATTGCAAAATTCCAATCGTGCGCCGCAACGGGTGACTGGGTGTGCCGTGGCGCTGAGGCACTTTTGAGATTTGGAGCGTGGTCGAATATGGTGCAGTCTCGGTTTGTTCCGGCGCAGTATTTCCGTGATCCCGAGGAGCTCGACCAGTATCTCTTGCATAGCAATTTCTTGGCTGATATCAACAACGAACGGGAGATCAAGAACGAACAATACAAGCGCAATCTCATTTCGCTTAATAAATTTGCCATGTACATGTTTAAAGATGACAAGCTGGTTGTGCCGAAGCAGAGTGCGCATTTCGCCGAAGTTAACAGCACGACTGGGTATGTTAAGCCCCTTCAGGAGCGAGCAATCTACACTGAGGATTGGCTGGGTCTGAAAGTCATGGATGAGGCTGGGAGTCTGGAGTTTTTGACAGTCCCAGGGGAGCATATGCAACTGTCTGACCGTGTTTTGAAGGAGGCGTTTGAGAAATACTTTGGTCCCGTCGAAGTTGATATAGCTTCACACCCTGAACTTGTACTGCAAGTTCAATGA
- a CDS encoding uncharacterized protein (EggNog:ENOG410Q5CE): MNKLTRLLFLGCAVLNFASMITCYTIHSSCDGLRAVIRQAADEAFFMADHAAFRAGLQDPQINNDLVHKLLGNPGGLQAFEMTMKRVKQEVGEHTRTRPYGAAIIKCGDDHMVEVPNRPGHFLDREFLTTMQPTVMPGNRRQVCVPGVIAVTYELGRNNPKSAVLLCLNRNGDPVSEENAILEGWNDPLVESESLNLLESYLSVTMLHEFLHAIDPRNFPSDLSPGVAEAYGLSDISMLTTPEKRRNADSYALLAGGLYYRLNPLNEDGEWERPYERGRIPPRGPHPEDDVLDMMNSDDEDDSDIEMHDVKKKLGVPMNSTAGIVMRKTRRKARGLRLR; the protein is encoded by the exons ATGAATAAACTGACTAGGCTCCTCTTTCTCGGCTGTGCCGTTCTCAACTTTGCCTCCATGATAACTTGCTATACCATTCACAGTAGCTGCGATGGTCTCAGGGCGGTAATTCGACAAGCCGCCGACGAAGCATTTTTTATGGCAGATCACGCAGCTTTTCGAGCTGGCCTGCAAGACCCGCAGATTAATAATGACCTTGTGCACAAACTGCTGGGTAATCCTGGTGGTCTTCAGGCATTCGAAA TGACAATGAAACGAGTCAAACAAGAGGTGGGGGAACACACTAGAACCCGGCCATATGGAGCTGCAATCATTAAGTGTGGTGATGATCATATGGTTGAGGTTCCAAATCGACCAGGCCACTTCCTTGATCGTGAATTTCTCACGACTATGCAGCCAACAGTGATGCCGGGGAACCGGAGGCAAGTTTGCGTCCCGGGAGTAATCGCAGTAACATATGAACTAGGACGAAACAATCCTAAGTCGGCCGTGCTTCTTTGCTTGAATCGGAACGGCGATCCGGTGTCGGAGGAGAATGCGATCCTTGAGGGTTGGAATGACCCTCTCGTGGAGAGCGAGTCCTTGAATTTGCTGGAATCGTACCTGAGCGTGACGATGTTGCATGAATTTCTGCATGCGATAGACCCACGGAACT TTCCCAGTGACCTTTCTCCAGGTGTCGCAGAAGCATATGGTTTGTCAGATATTTCAATGCTAACTACCCCTGAAAAGAGGAGAAATGCCGATAGCTACGCGCTTCTCGCTGGAG GGCTGTATTACCGACTAAACCCACTCAATGAAGACGGAGAATGGGAAAGGCCGTATGAAAGAGGAAGAATACCACCGAGGGGGCCACATCCTGAGGACGATGTACTTGATATGATGAACTCTGATGACGAAGATGACTCCGATATTGAGATGCATgatgtgaagaagaaactaGGCGTCCCTATGAACAGCACAGCTGGTATAGTTATGAGGAAAACCAGGAGGAAAGCTAGAGGATTGAGGCTGAGGTAG
- a CDS encoding uncharacterized protein (SECRETED:SignalP(1-20)~EggNog:ENOG410PZDT), translating to MRLSLTAFLLFQSVFGPCNASPLTRLQPRATTASVTQVVVTTTSGSSTWSQTFTPTRLTKYASATGPTTVTSTDKAGKVVLIGVFAGGLAWVGLAGPKPIPPPPTPPPEPPEPPEPGDDSKHTEDKPKETPTTSELINTKPAQTPFIHEKRVWKEYESFRKQKPVKAPHDVTNCAEVSGPTVQRSIAVDKIKGFCKNNKDKKIDNEGIQDTPYVGRGLVLSLSTKWNEICPAKLANSLRHGDCEWLLKSCLDNCDTNTLKKHGSFIKDGCFIWGAIAQEYEGDLECEKERGINDDRGVKRDDVAKSIKEFCANPGGATVNPDRKLSRQYYYETGNSAAELSVSFSHDSDQCPDHIPEYEVDQAACERFLLKAVDGCDTNQVTAKYGGTVRDHCGVFRVKTKNVEAVFCGIEEGDIIGDVNDVKSMTRAQALEAIDHICGEKIKVDPDFKVDLHNFHQKAEGSGQAAYTSFGQFVVRFQASFNGGFDDKDCPKGKLHFIQKEECVRKMKVLIDSCDTGTTAKKRGGLLLDKTAHGCVRWTLYAQRAVNEK from the exons ATGCGGTTGTCTTTAACTGCTTTCTTACTTTTTCAAAGCGTGTTTGGGCCATGCAATGCCAGTCCCCTCACAAGGCTGCAGCCAAGGGCTACCACGGCATCAGTCACACAGGTCGTCGTGACGACCACAAGCGGTAGCTCAACGTGGAGCCAGACATTCACTCCGACACGTCTGACGAAGTACGCGTCGGCTACTGGTCCAACCACAGTCACTTCGACGGATAAAGCTGGCAAGGTCGTATTAATAGGAGTCTTTGCAGGTGGTCTCGCATGGGTGGGCCTTGCTGGCCCCAAGCCCATCCCTCCTCCGCCAACTCCACCACCAGAACCGCCAGAACCGCCAGAACCAGGTGATGATTCCAAGCACACCGAGGACAAGCCAAAAGAAACCCCAACGACTTCAGAACTCATAAACACGAAGCCAGCACAAACACCTTTTATTCACGAGAAGCGGGTGTGGAAAGAATATGAGTCGTTTCGCAAGCAGAAGCCAGTGAAAGCGCCCCATGATGTCACGAATTGCGCCGAGGTATCCGGGCCGACTGTTCAGCGGAGCATTGCCGTGGACAAGATCAAAGGGTTCTGCAAGAACaataaagacaagaaaatagACAACGAGGGGATTCAAGACACCCCTTACGTCGGACGCGGGCTAGTGCTGTCGCTTTCCACGAAGTGGAATGAAATATGCCCTGCAAAGTTGGCGAATTCGCTCCGTCATGGTGATTGTGAGTGGCTCCTAAAGTCGTGCTTAGACAACTGCGACACCAATACCTTGAAGAAACACGGTAGCTTCATCAAGGATGGGTGCTTTATTTGGGGAGCGATCGCTCAAGAGTATGAAGGCGATTTAGAATGcgaaaaggaaaggggaATCAATGACGACAGGGGAGTAAAGCGGGACGATGTTGCG AAAAGCATCAAGGAGTTCTGCGCGAACCCCGGGGGAGCGACAGTCAATCCGGACCGCAAACTTAGCCGGCAGTATTACTATGAAACCGGTAATTCGGCTGCGGAGCTTTCCGTCAGCTTCAGCCATGATTCTGATCAGTGCCCGGACCATATCCCGGAGTACGAAGTCGACCAAGCAGCATGTGAACGTTTCCTCCTCAAGGCAGTTGACGGGTGTGACACAAATCAAGTGACCGCAAAGTATGGAGGCACGGTACGTGATCATTGTGGTGTGTTCCGCGTCAAGACAAAGAACGTTGAAGCTGTCTTCTGTGGCATCGAGGAAGGAGACATCATAGGCGACGTAAATGACGTAAAATCAATGACTCGGGCTCAAGCACTGGAAGCCATTGACCACATATGCGGCGAAAAGATCAAAGTCGACCCTGACTTTAAAGTTGATCTACATAATTTTCATCAAAAAGCAGAAGGAAGCGGGCAAGCTGCGTATACATCCTTTGGACAATTTGTCGTAAGATTTCAAGCGTCCTTTAACGGAGGCTTCGACGATAAGGATTGCCCCAAGGGTAAACTGCACTTCATCCAGAAGGAAGAGTGTGTGAGAAAAATGAAGGTTCTGATCGATAGTT GCGACACAGGTACGACAGCGAAGAAGCGAGGAGGTTTATTGCTGGACAAGACAGCTCACGGGTGTGTACGGTGGACTCTCTATGCCCAACGGGCAGTGAATGAGAAGTGA